Proteins co-encoded in one Spirosoma endbachense genomic window:
- a CDS encoding glycoside hydrolase family protein translates to MHILLLWLYIGCQLLKVWTNSTPKNILAEIPSPVLFQGDDHTAYRDPAVLYYNNTIYLFFTLVRIEDSGKVYSYTAMSQSKDLRRWSRIQILTPRDQRLDYSSPGNIIRYNNEWVLCLQTYPRPDYTVQQMPRFGSGDARLFTIRSRDLRYWSQPELLRVKGPTVSEHDMGRMIDPYLLADKDEPGKWWCFYKQNGVSMSYSYNLHDWTYFGHTDSGENACVLVENNEYVLIHSPKNGIAIKRSTDLRTWKDWGNLITLGQADWPWAKGRLTAGTVLNMKNEPLFGKYVMFFHGSGPLTEEAGDFDKNASIGIAWSDDLKTWNWPGLQTPR, encoded by the coding sequence ATGCACATCTTACTACTTTGGCTGTATATAGGCTGTCAACTCCTAAAGGTATGGACCAATTCTACACCTAAGAATATACTTGCTGAAATACCCTCGCCAGTTCTGTTTCAGGGTGATGACCATACGGCTTATCGCGACCCGGCAGTGCTGTATTACAACAACACAATATACCTCTTTTTTACCCTGGTACGGATCGAAGACAGTGGCAAGGTATATTCTTATACAGCCATGAGCCAATCCAAAGATCTGCGTCGCTGGTCGCGAATACAGATTTTGACACCCCGCGATCAACGTCTTGATTATAGTAGCCCTGGCAATATTATTCGATACAATAACGAATGGGTTCTTTGCCTGCAAACCTACCCTCGCCCTGATTACACAGTTCAGCAAATGCCCCGATTCGGCAGCGGTGATGCCCGGCTTTTTACCATTCGGAGCCGCGACCTGCGTTATTGGAGCCAACCCGAGCTTCTGCGTGTTAAAGGCCCAACCGTGTCAGAACACGACATGGGCCGAATGATCGATCCGTATTTACTGGCCGATAAAGATGAACCCGGTAAATGGTGGTGTTTTTACAAGCAGAACGGGGTGAGTATGTCTTATTCCTATAACCTCCACGACTGGACCTACTTTGGGCATACAGATTCCGGCGAAAATGCCTGCGTGCTGGTGGAGAATAACGAATACGTTCTGATTCATTCGCCGAAAAACGGGATAGCCATCAAGCGCTCAACCGATTTACGAACCTGGAAAGACTGGGGTAACCTCATTACTTTAGGACAGGCAGATTGGCCCTGGGCCAAAGGCAGGCTAACCGCAGGTACGGTGCTGAACATGAAGAACGAACCTCTGTTCGGAAAATACGTCATGTTCTTTCACGGCTCGGGTCCATTAACCGAAGAAGCCGGTGATTTTGACAAAAATGCATCGATCGGAATTGCCTGGAGCGATGATCTAAAAACATGGAACTGGCCCGGTCTGCAAACACCCCGTTAA
- a CDS encoding OmpA family protein — translation MANSVSRDRLGVIAYLIARIIVLGVPVLSSLAQDRLDFRANSQFINKTTYEIYTIIPKDFRLRSIHADDKADTITVVTKDAEQPLLVTAIAAVIPPTASADSVRKPNGSAQLAITIQVIDSETKEPVPGGKLSVTDQTQQTLIPVFDSLNQQFSVSVVPGTSLAVLASASDYVSAKIQLANLNASRRITMKLMKLKPTVLTIKVFSMSIRQPLASAVVSITSRITGKAERFELPTGRLERIFTTSDDLDIQVSAAGYTSINRRLAIDVPLSGKLYEFDAELDKITLGLTIRAVDNQTGKAVSGATFTLSGPTGTPPVPVKIDFATGLATATIPGKGTYQLTSVAPGYEDFTRSIVLDKEQNEVLVKLSAKSPATAEKTVLSEAQPTDKAAVETAALSVPSVTTKTFGVIEKGKSIRLNKIYFDQSSPVLRPESYTELNQLFDVLSKYPSLRIEIRGHTDNQGDFDLNTQLSRDRCQAVVDYLAGKGIRKNRLQAVGRGSLDPVAPNNNEENRKKNRRVEFMVL, via the coding sequence ATGGCGAATTCAGTAAGCCGCGATCGATTGGGCGTAATCGCCTATTTAATTGCCCGGATAATAGTGCTGGGAGTGCCGGTTTTGAGTTCATTGGCGCAGGACCGACTGGATTTTCGGGCTAATAGCCAGTTCATCAATAAAACCACTTATGAAATCTACACTATAATTCCCAAAGATTTTCGGCTACGGTCTATCCATGCAGACGATAAAGCAGATACTATTACCGTAGTGACAAAAGATGCTGAACAACCTCTGTTAGTTACAGCCATTGCAGCGGTCATACCGCCAACGGCATCGGCTGATTCTGTAAGAAAACCGAATGGTTCGGCTCAACTGGCGATAACAATTCAGGTAATTGATTCCGAAACGAAGGAGCCTGTTCCTGGCGGGAAGCTGAGCGTGACCGACCAGACCCAACAGACGTTGATACCCGTATTTGACAGTCTCAATCAACAGTTTAGTGTGTCGGTAGTGCCGGGCACCTCACTCGCTGTTCTGGCATCTGCTTCCGATTATGTATCCGCTAAAATACAACTCGCTAACCTGAATGCTTCACGACGGATTACGATGAAGTTGATGAAGCTAAAGCCCACTGTACTGACTATCAAAGTGTTTTCGATGTCTATTCGTCAGCCTCTCGCATCGGCCGTAGTCAGTATTACCTCCCGAATTACGGGTAAAGCTGAGCGGTTCGAATTACCCACCGGCCGGCTTGAACGTATATTTACAACCTCTGATGATCTTGATATTCAGGTTAGTGCAGCTGGCTATACGTCCATAAACCGACGATTAGCCATTGACGTACCACTATCAGGCAAGCTTTATGAGTTCGATGCCGAACTGGATAAAATTACACTTGGTCTGACCATTCGGGCGGTCGACAATCAAACGGGGAAAGCAGTGTCGGGAGCCACATTCACACTTTCGGGCCCGACAGGAACTCCACCGGTTCCCGTAAAAATAGACTTTGCAACCGGTCTGGCTACTGCAACTATACCCGGTAAAGGAACGTATCAACTGACAAGTGTAGCTCCGGGCTACGAGGATTTTACGCGGTCGATTGTCCTGGATAAAGAACAGAATGAGGTATTGGTTAAATTGTCAGCTAAATCGCCTGCTACTGCTGAAAAAACGGTCTTATCCGAAGCCCAGCCAACCGATAAAGCAGCAGTGGAAACGGCCGCTTTATCGGTACCTTCTGTCACAACAAAAACCTTTGGCGTCATTGAAAAAGGTAAAAGCATACGCCTGAACAAGATTTATTTCGATCAGAGCAGTCCTGTTCTGCGACCAGAATCGTATACCGAACTTAATCAGTTGTTTGACGTGCTGTCGAAATATCCATCACTGCGCATCGAAATACGTGGTCATACCGATAACCAGGGCGATTTTGATCTGAATACGCAGCTTTCCCGCGATCGCTGTCAGGCCGTAGTTGACTATCTGGCTGGTAAAGGAATTCGTAAAAATCGGCTACAGGCCGTCGGGCGTGGATCGCTGGACCCCGTTGCTCCCAATAACAACGAAGAGAACCGGAAGAAAAACAGGCGGGTAGAGTTTATGGTACTCTAA
- a CDS encoding Gfo/Idh/MocA family protein, with protein MKSIDHLVDLLDQSRLPMVSRQQFLKTASRGLVAGAVGSALIGCDKKPETNLSASATVNTTSGPVPKLPATSPPAKVPTDSTKPIELEQIKAKTEQQESPTPTPLPEDQRIGYALVGLGHLTLNQILPAFGACKKSKVVALVSGSPEKMQKVAAQYGVRIESCYSYADYDKLRDNKEVQAIYIVLPNGMHAEYTIRGAQAGKHILCEKPMANSAQECQLMIDACQKAGRKLMIAYRIQYEPHHRIVREMIQKEQFGKVKSIMANNGQNSDNPDHWRFKKALAGGGSLPDVGLYCLNTIRYLLGEEPTEVVGYVHSTPNDPRFKEIEEQVNWLMKFPSGVQTSCATSYGHHDDKNYKVLADTGWIKMDPAFPYTGLQLETSQAQGKENQVIQHKIGDQDQFAAEMDHFSECILENKRPFTPGEEGLQDQKIMEAIYQSAWEGRPIKLAGVDKKDAFRGPEPNESA; from the coding sequence ATGAAATCGATTGATCATCTGGTTGATTTGCTCGATCAGTCCCGTTTGCCGATGGTATCCCGGCAACAATTCCTAAAAACAGCCAGTCGAGGTCTGGTTGCTGGCGCAGTCGGCAGTGCACTTATCGGGTGCGATAAAAAGCCGGAAACCAATTTATCGGCCTCCGCAACGGTCAATACGACCAGTGGACCTGTGCCCAAACTACCTGCTACTTCTCCCCCCGCCAAAGTACCTACCGATTCTACCAAGCCAATAGAGCTGGAACAGATCAAAGCAAAAACAGAACAGCAGGAATCACCAACGCCAACCCCGTTACCTGAAGATCAGCGCATTGGCTATGCCCTGGTTGGTCTGGGCCATCTGACACTAAACCAGATTTTACCAGCTTTTGGCGCTTGCAAAAAATCTAAAGTAGTGGCTTTGGTTAGCGGTAGTCCCGAAAAAATGCAGAAAGTAGCCGCCCAATATGGCGTCAGAATAGAGAGCTGTTACAGCTACGCCGATTACGACAAACTACGCGACAATAAAGAAGTACAGGCCATATACATCGTGCTTCCTAACGGGATGCATGCCGAATATACAATCCGGGGGGCACAGGCAGGCAAGCATATTCTCTGCGAAAAGCCAATGGCAAATAGCGCACAGGAATGTCAGTTGATGATCGATGCCTGCCAAAAGGCGGGCCGTAAGCTAATGATTGCGTATCGGATTCAATATGAACCTCATCACCGGATTGTACGTGAAATGATTCAGAAAGAACAATTCGGTAAGGTCAAGTCCATCATGGCTAACAACGGGCAAAACTCCGATAACCCGGACCATTGGCGGTTTAAAAAGGCGCTGGCCGGTGGTGGTTCGTTACCCGACGTTGGTTTATACTGCCTGAACACAATTCGATATCTGCTGGGCGAAGAACCAACGGAAGTAGTTGGTTATGTTCATAGCACACCCAATGATCCTCGGTTTAAGGAAATTGAAGAGCAGGTCAACTGGCTCATGAAATTTCCCAGTGGGGTACAAACCAGTTGTGCCACCAGTTATGGTCATCACGATGACAAAAACTATAAGGTGCTGGCCGATACGGGCTGGATCAAAATGGACCCGGCATTTCCCTATACGGGTTTGCAGTTAGAAACGAGCCAGGCACAGGGAAAAGAAAATCAGGTTATTCAGCACAAAATTGGCGACCAGGATCAGTTTGCGGCCGAAATGGATCATTTCTCGGAATGCATCCTTGAAAACAAACGACCCTTTACGCCTGGAGAAGAAGGCCTTCAGGATCAGAAAATCATGGAAGCGATCTACCAATCAGCGTGGGAAGGGCGGCCCATAAAGCTCGCTGGAGTCGATAAAAAGGACGCCTTTCGTGGCCCGGAACCCAACGAATCCGCCTGA
- a CDS encoding NIPSNAP family protein, translated as MFKLYSLLTFSLLLGTATLAIANPGKPSSKFYEVRIYYPTPGKYAEIVDRFRQYTTKIFEKHGMENIGYWTPTDTARKELIYILAYPSREARDASWKAFSSDPEWKAVVAKTEANGKLVDHVDQIFMTESDISPEVKTGAKSPARTFELRTYTPAPDKLPALLSRFRDHTIKLFSNHGMTHIGYWTTQEKDGGQPKLVYILAHPSEAEGKAHFDEFRKDPVWVKVKEESEKNGPLTTKVESVYMKPTDYSPIK; from the coding sequence ATGTTCAAATTGTATTCACTACTCACGTTTAGCTTGCTACTCGGTACAGCAACCTTGGCTATTGCCAACCCAGGAAAGCCCAGTTCCAAATTTTATGAGGTGAGGATTTATTACCCAACACCGGGTAAGTATGCCGAAATTGTTGACCGATTCCGGCAATACACGACAAAAATTTTCGAGAAGCATGGGATGGAAAATATCGGATACTGGACTCCAACCGATACGGCTCGCAAAGAGTTAATTTACATTCTGGCCTATCCTAGCCGCGAAGCGCGTGACGCGTCATGGAAAGCATTTAGCAGCGATCCGGAATGGAAAGCCGTTGTGGCCAAAACCGAAGCCAACGGCAAACTGGTCGACCATGTGGATCAGATATTCATGACCGAATCGGATATTTCACCCGAAGTAAAAACCGGTGCTAAATCACCTGCCCGTACGTTCGAATTAAGAACTTATACGCCAGCTCCCGACAAGCTGCCTGCGCTGCTGTCTCGTTTCCGCGATCATACCATTAAACTTTTCAGTAACCATGGTATGACACACATTGGCTATTGGACAACGCAGGAGAAAGATGGCGGGCAGCCAAAGCTGGTCTATATTCTGGCTCACCCAAGTGAAGCAGAAGGCAAAGCCCATTTCGACGAGTTCCGTAAAGATCCAGTCTGGGTTAAGGTAAAAGAAGAATCAGAAAAAAACGGACCGTTAACCACAAAAGTGGAATCGGTTTACATGAAACCAACTGATTATTCTCCGATTAAGTAA
- a CDS encoding alpha-E domain-containing protein: protein MLSRVANSVYWMHRYIERAENYARFMSVNFNLALDLPPNVNQQWEPLLIATADNYLFDKYYKQPTRENVIHFMTFEKRNPNSIVSCLSNARENARTIREVISKEMWEHLNQFYLKVRETSPKQQWGEVQTQSFFTDIRNDTQLFYGIIDATITRNEAWHFGRLGRFLERADKTSRFLDVKYFTLLPEIEAVGSTLDLMIWSAVLKSVSAYNMHRQQYRSLTPSSIVEFLILDKMFPRAVAHCIRQAELSLYEISGNNISHGFGNIAERTLSKLRAEIEFTETADVFKTGLHQYLDHFQTRTNEIGASIFETYFDLKPIEV, encoded by the coding sequence ATGCTGAGCCGCGTTGCCAACTCTGTTTACTGGATGCATCGCTACATCGAACGGGCCGAAAATTATGCCCGCTTCATGAGCGTTAACTTCAATCTGGCCCTCGATTTGCCACCTAATGTGAATCAGCAATGGGAGCCTCTGCTCATCGCAACGGCCGATAACTACCTGTTTGACAAGTACTATAAGCAGCCGACGCGTGAGAATGTCATTCATTTTATGACTTTTGAAAAGCGTAACCCCAACTCCATTGTTTCGTGCCTGAGTAACGCTCGCGAGAATGCCCGGACGATCCGCGAGGTTATTTCGAAGGAGATGTGGGAGCACCTCAATCAGTTTTACCTGAAAGTGCGCGAAACATCGCCAAAGCAGCAATGGGGAGAGGTGCAAACGCAAAGTTTTTTCACGGATATTCGCAACGATACGCAGCTCTTTTACGGCATTATCGATGCGACGATTACCCGTAATGAAGCCTGGCATTTTGGGCGGCTTGGTCGATTTCTGGAGCGTGCCGATAAAACATCCCGCTTTCTGGATGTGAAATATTTTACCTTATTGCCCGAAATTGAAGCGGTCGGTTCCACGCTCGATCTGATGATCTGGTCGGCGGTGCTGAAGTCGGTTAGCGCCTACAATATGCACCGTCAGCAGTATCGTTCACTGACGCCATCGAGCATTGTTGAGTTCCTTATCCTGGATAAAATGTTTCCCCGCGCCGTTGCTCACTGCATTCGGCAGGCTGAGTTATCGCTCTACGAAATTTCGGGAAATAATATTTCTCATGGCTTCGGGAATATAGCTGAGCGAACGCTCTCCAAACTACGTGCGGAGATTGAATTTACCGAGACTGCAGATGTCTTTAAGACAGGATTACATCAGTATCTGGATCATTTTCAGACGCGTACGAATGAGATCGGGGCTTCCATTTTCGAAACCTATTTCGACCTAAAGCCCATAGAAGTATAA
- a CDS encoding PAS domain-containing protein — MKTHSPASLYPFLSRGGEMGNLIPSIDWSINPQGPIDTWPQSLRTSLSIMLGSRLPMLLFWGPERICFCNDTYHLELGHSSNYPAITGEPGPTAWPLLWTETKPIIDHTVSSGEHVWIENKVLAIHRNGKLDDSYWTFSYSPVIDELAEPGGILITCIETTDNAKSTVPMDVTQEQLQFALEASELGTWVLDPVQNIVRWDTRCQELYGFPNDNQVAYADVLNHIHPDDRQEVEESVRRVLAPGSKGRYDSRFRTIAATDNKLRWLRCQGKAYFNEQKVAYRFAGTAQDITDQVLAQENLKRTEEQARLAVESAGAGTFFVDLATDAIAYSSTLATIFTGIEQANLTRDLLINYILPQDRPIRDKAYEKAAQTGKLQYEARTVWNDGSIHWLRVMGTYLNDTSGKARSFAGIAQDICAEVEARLEQQQFTSLVEGSPEYMSIFRLDGPVLYVNPYGLKLLGLTHDQLTFRQMSDFFTVEDWKIVQQEQIPVAMAQKQWEGIQHYRHFQTGERIPLDIKRFIIDDPSTGEPYAIVATGRDLRPTLAARKELEESEAALQKANKRLEMALNAGRLGSYELDLGSGLMQCTLQCRANFGLPADALFNFPDLLDVILPDDRQRVLEAIDEAIMTTNTYNSEYRINWPDGSIHWIRASGQGTYDEAGIPLKMVGITMDITTQRMAQQELERQVKEQTQELRTTNHELIRTNHELEQFAYIASHDLQEPLRKIQSFAGLLLDNRHDDELFTLYLNKVTKSAQRMSALIKAVLNYSRLSKTDEQLALIDLNQIIRNVLVDFELLIEEKEAVIQCENLPIIEGIPLQMHQLFTNLISNALKFSETLPVIVIQANILTPIEVVEQLNLYPTSTYVHLVVQDNGIGFEQEYADRVFTIFQRLNNAKNYSGTGIGLALCRKIVNNHGGIITAESEPGQGASFHIYLPEKQPVGQFSAGYSL, encoded by the coding sequence ATGAAAACGCATAGTCCGGCTTCTCTTTATCCCTTTCTCAGTCGAGGGGGAGAAATGGGCAACTTGATTCCCTCGATTGACTGGTCGATTAATCCACAGGGTCCAATTGACACATGGCCGCAAAGTTTGCGTACATCGCTAAGCATTATGCTCGGCTCCCGGCTTCCCATGCTTCTTTTCTGGGGTCCCGAACGGATTTGTTTTTGTAATGACACCTACCACCTGGAGCTTGGTCATTCGAGTAATTACCCCGCAATCACAGGTGAGCCGGGTCCAACGGCCTGGCCATTACTCTGGACTGAGACGAAACCGATTATCGATCACACAGTTAGCAGCGGAGAACACGTCTGGATAGAGAATAAGGTACTGGCTATCCATAGAAATGGAAAACTGGACGATAGTTACTGGACATTTAGTTACAGTCCCGTTATAGACGAACTGGCTGAACCTGGCGGTATACTTATAACCTGCATTGAAACGACAGACAATGCTAAGTCTACGGTACCAATGGACGTAACTCAGGAGCAGCTACAATTTGCGCTGGAGGCCAGTGAGTTGGGCACCTGGGTTCTTGATCCTGTACAGAATATTGTTCGCTGGGACACGCGCTGCCAGGAGCTTTATGGATTCCCGAACGATAATCAGGTCGCTTATGCCGATGTTTTGAACCACATCCATCCCGATGATCGTCAGGAAGTAGAAGAATCGGTTCGGCGCGTATTAGCACCAGGGTCAAAGGGTCGGTATGATAGCAGGTTCCGAACAATCGCAGCTACCGATAATAAGCTACGCTGGTTACGTTGCCAGGGCAAAGCATATTTCAATGAGCAAAAGGTAGCCTACCGTTTTGCTGGAACTGCGCAGGATATTACGGATCAGGTGTTGGCTCAGGAAAATCTGAAAAGAACCGAAGAACAGGCCAGATTGGCCGTAGAAAGCGCGGGAGCAGGCACATTTTTCGTCGACTTGGCCACGGATGCTATTGCCTATTCCTCTACGCTTGCTACCATCTTTACGGGTATTGAACAGGCCAACTTAACCCGCGATCTACTCATCAATTACATCCTGCCGCAGGATCGCCCCATCCGGGATAAAGCTTATGAAAAAGCAGCCCAAACGGGCAAATTACAGTACGAAGCAAGAACTGTCTGGAACGACGGCAGTATCCATTGGCTAAGAGTAATGGGTACTTATCTAAACGATACATCCGGTAAAGCAAGAAGTTTTGCCGGTATTGCCCAGGACATTTGCGCCGAAGTCGAAGCACGATTGGAACAACAGCAGTTTACGTCTCTGGTAGAAGGCAGTCCGGAATACATGAGCATTTTCCGTCTGGACGGCCCCGTACTGTATGTCAATCCGTATGGTTTAAAGTTACTGGGTTTGACGCATGACCAGCTGACGTTCAGGCAAATGAGCGATTTCTTCACTGTTGAAGACTGGAAAATCGTACAGCAGGAACAGATACCTGTTGCCATGGCTCAAAAGCAGTGGGAAGGTATACAGCATTACCGTCATTTTCAGACAGGCGAACGAATTCCCCTGGATATTAAGCGATTTATTATCGACGATCCATCAACCGGAGAGCCCTACGCTATAGTGGCAACGGGCCGGGACTTACGCCCGACACTGGCAGCCCGAAAAGAACTGGAAGAAAGCGAAGCAGCTCTTCAGAAAGCAAATAAGCGGCTGGAAATGGCGTTGAATGCCGGGCGTTTAGGTTCGTATGAGTTGGATTTAGGATCGGGTCTTATGCAGTGTACGCTTCAATGCCGGGCAAATTTTGGCCTTCCAGCCGATGCGCTCTTTAATTTCCCTGACCTACTGGATGTGATTTTACCCGACGATCGCCAACGTGTATTGGAAGCCATCGACGAGGCAATCATGACGACGAATACCTATAATTCCGAGTATCGCATCAACTGGCCGGATGGCTCCATCCATTGGATCAGGGCTTCGGGCCAGGGAACGTATGACGAGGCAGGAATCCCGTTAAAAATGGTTGGTATTACAATGGACATTACTACCCAGCGAATGGCCCAGCAGGAGTTAGAGCGCCAGGTTAAGGAACAGACACAAGAATTGAGAACAACAAACCATGAGCTAATCAGAACCAATCACGAACTGGAACAATTTGCCTATATCGCCAGCCACGATCTTCAGGAGCCCCTACGAAAGATTCAAAGTTTTGCGGGGCTGCTGCTTGACAATCGACACGATGACGAACTGTTTACGCTTTACCTGAATAAAGTAACTAAATCGGCGCAACGGATGTCGGCCCTGATCAAAGCCGTTCTCAACTACAGCCGACTGTCAAAAACCGATGAGCAGCTGGCACTAATCGATCTCAATCAGATAATACGCAATGTACTGGTCGATTTTGAGCTATTAATCGAAGAAAAAGAGGCCGTTATTCAGTGCGAAAATCTGCCCATTATTGAAGGAATTCCGTTGCAGATGCATCAGCTTTTCACAAACCTGATCAGTAACGCCCTGAAGTTTTCTGAAACACTCCCTGTCATTGTTATTCAGGCCAATATACTTACCCCAATAGAAGTCGTAGAGCAGCTTAACCTGTATCCGACCAGCACGTATGTCCACTTAGTGGTACAGGATAACGGCATTGGCTTCGAGCAAGAGTATGCCGACCGTGTTTTCACTATTTTCCAACGGCTCAATAATGCTAAAAACTACAGTGGTACTGGTATTGGACTGGCCTTATGCCGCAAAATCGTAAACAATCATGGCGGCATTATCACGGCCGAAAGTGAACCGGGCCAGGGAGCCAGTTTTCATATCTATCTGCCAGAGAAACAACCCGTAGGCCAGTTTTCAGCAGGGTATAGTCTCTAA
- a CDS encoding response regulator: MDSPITCLLIDDDEDDQEIFLLALRKLDSSIACSFVDDGAEALRKLRQDETFVPQYIFLDLNMPGMNGKQCLTEIKKIAHLQHALIFIYSTSSEAKDILETKQLGADGFITKPAQVSDLIDELSKLLLNC; this comes from the coding sequence ATGGACTCACCGATTACGTGCCTTTTAATTGATGATGACGAAGACGATCAGGAAATTTTTTTGCTAGCTTTAAGAAAATTGGATTCGTCAATTGCCTGTTCCTTTGTTGACGATGGAGCGGAAGCACTGCGAAAACTTCGGCAGGATGAGACTTTTGTGCCTCAATATATTTTCCTGGACTTAAACATGCCAGGAATGAATGGCAAGCAATGTCTAACGGAAATCAAAAAAATTGCCCACCTGCAGCACGCATTAATCTTTATCTACTCAACATCGTCTGAAGCAAAGGATATCCTGGAGACAAAACAACTTGGGGCAGATGGGTTTATAACAAAGCCCGCACAAGTGTCTGACCTGATTGATGAGTTGTCAAAATTGCTTCTGAACTGTTAG
- the glgB gene encoding 1,4-alpha-glucan branching protein GlgB codes for MAKRKTTTSPSTIPPAEIKQPEQPASSPQNTNEPVKSDIYSRFTDFDIYLFRAGKHQKLYEKFGSHVVEFNGVVGTYFAVWAPSARYVSVIGSFNSWDKASHPLKVRWDSSGIWEAFIPNTGRGESYKYFIVHEGGREIEKGDPYAHWWETPPKTASLVWDTYYEWQDQDWMANRKAKNALNAPFSVYEVHLSSWRRDPSDPKRELSYGEIANALVPYVQDMGFTHVEFMPVMQYPYEPSWGYQITGYYAPSSRFGTPQDFMHLIERLHQAGIGVLLDWVPSHFPGDAHGLYEFDGSHLYEHPDPRKGYHPDWKSYIFNYSRPEVRSFLISNAIFWLDRCHADGLRVDAVASMLYLDYSRNAGEWEPNMFGGRENLEAISLFKEINEAIYLSFPDVQTVAEESTAFPGVSRPVYTGGLGFGMKWMMGWMNDTLRYFQRDPAFRKFHQDNLTFSTVYAFTENFMLPLSHDEVVYGKKSLIGKMPGDEWQRFANLRLLFSYMFTHSGSKLLFMGGEFGQTSEWKFDDSLDWHLLEFAPHKGMAACVRALNKLYRNEPAMYERTYTADGFEWIDTSDRENSIITYIRKGNRPEDSLLIVLNMTPIPRSDYRIGVPTSGSYREIFNSDSTEFYGSGIGNTSPIQSEESSWHGRPQSIRLNVPPLGAIALKIG; via the coding sequence ATGGCAAAACGCAAAACCACGACGTCACCGTCTACAATTCCACCGGCTGAAATCAAGCAGCCAGAACAGCCTGCCTCTTCGCCACAAAACACCAATGAACCGGTGAAATCGGATATCTATTCCCGTTTTACGGATTTCGATATTTATCTATTTCGGGCAGGGAAACATCAGAAGCTTTACGAAAAATTTGGCTCACACGTCGTTGAGTTTAACGGCGTTGTTGGTACTTATTTCGCAGTTTGGGCACCTTCTGCGCGGTATGTATCTGTGATCGGCAGTTTTAATAGCTGGGACAAAGCTAGTCATCCGCTGAAAGTTCGCTGGGATTCTTCGGGTATCTGGGAAGCATTTATTCCGAACACGGGCCGGGGCGAATCTTACAAATATTTCATTGTTCATGAAGGAGGACGTGAAATTGAAAAAGGCGATCCGTATGCACACTGGTGGGAAACTCCTCCCAAAACAGCTTCATTAGTCTGGGATACTTACTATGAATGGCAGGATCAGGACTGGATGGCGAACCGAAAGGCCAAAAATGCCCTTAATGCCCCTTTTTCGGTCTATGAGGTTCATTTATCCTCCTGGCGACGTGACCCTTCAGATCCAAAACGCGAACTGAGCTACGGCGAAATTGCCAATGCGCTTGTTCCGTATGTACAGGATATGGGCTTCACGCATGTTGAGTTCATGCCGGTTATGCAATACCCTTACGAACCCTCCTGGGGCTATCAGATTACAGGCTACTATGCGCCTAGCAGCCGCTTTGGTACACCGCAGGATTTCATGCATTTGATCGAGCGATTGCACCAGGCGGGCATTGGCGTATTGCTCGACTGGGTTCCCTCCCACTTCCCCGGCGATGCACACGGTCTGTATGAGTTCGATGGGTCACATCTCTACGAACACCCCGATCCACGCAAAGGCTACCATCCCGACTGGAAAAGCTACATTTTCAACTACAGCCGACCAGAGGTTCGTTCTTTTCTGATCTCTAACGCCATTTTCTGGCTCGACCGTTGCCATGCCGATGGGCTGCGGGTCGATGCCGTTGCCTCCATGCTCTACCTGGATTATTCCCGGAATGCCGGAGAATGGGAACCGAACATGTTTGGCGGCCGCGAAAATCTGGAGGCCATTTCGCTCTTTAAAGAAATTAACGAAGCGATTTATCTCAGCTTTCCGGATGTACAGACGGTGGCCGAAGAGTCGACTGCTTTTCCGGGTGTATCGCGCCCCGTTTACACCGGCGGATTGGGTTTTGGCATGAAATGGATGATGGGCTGGATGAACGACACACTACGCTACTTCCAGCGGGATCCGGCTTTTCGCAAATTCCATCAGGACAATCTGACCTTTAGTACAGTCTATGCCTTCACTGAAAACTTCATGCTCCCCCTTTCGCATGATGAGGTCGTGTATGGCAAGAAATCGCTTATTGGTAAAATGCCGGGCGATGAATGGCAACGTTTTGCCAATTTAAGGCTATTGTTCTCCTATATGTTTACGCACTCCGGCAGTAAACTGCTGTTTATGGGCGGTGAATTTGGGCAAACATCAGAATGGAAATTCGACGACAGCCTCGACTGGCATTTGCTGGAATTTGCTCCTCATAAAGGCATGGCAGCCTGCGTTCGAGCTTTAAACAAACTCTACAGAAACGAGCCTGCTATGTACGAACGCACCTACACAGCCGACGGTTTTGAATGGATTGACACATCAGATCGGGAAAATAGTATCATTACCTACATCCGTAAAGGCAATCGCCCCGAAGACAGTTTGCTGATTGTTCTCAATATGACTCCGATTCCCCGCTCCGACTACCGCATTGGCGTACCAACTTCGGGTTCATATCGGGAAATTTTCAATAGTGACTCCACCGAGTTCTATGGTAGTGGCATTGGCAATACATCACCAATTCAGAGTGAAGAATCTTCGTGGCATGGACGCCCGCAATCAATCCGTTTAAATGTGCCGCCACTAGGTGCTATTGCCCTAAAAATTGGCTAA